The following proteins come from a genomic window of Montipora foliosa isolate CH-2021 chromosome 2, ASM3666993v2, whole genome shotgun sequence:
- the LOC137991896 gene encoding uncharacterized protein — protein sequence MAYKEILIATLFILASPSKNSGSKLAKVFVSLHGNDCKTCGSQSLPCKSIALAVHHVDYGGYIYLDGRGTKECPYGCKADRNIPIDHRGIYINKSLTIEGLYSTPHVFCPEGLHFQKTNDEEKTFRLELSGIDFQQTPISCDDCQHVLIHNCSFHDALSALVIALHNITSFQLDIQSNSTFYNNSQCINVLLLNKTERKSVSVSLNIKNAMLEKNGLYGQRRSEGGVMKITSVADGELCPIYLYISCTKVISSGSKGPFISVNVSTAVTDETYKDVRLYQNGKFHGKGKQSVQSLYFSRSRETKAKFISITCHDNPVVQCIVVQSKRAAIIIQGSLFYNQSVSNKTSGSCLSITAKIDGSLRIVNSYFKNNKAGAGGSLYANSKHGFLTIDLANVTFSECTARIGCAISIGRTPGYSPRRQWGPHRLYFGVRNVTIKQWRGYRYKTKCIDVDVLLDGGIVTLEESKFTKKTQTRGAGAFRVITTGGQSNVTISKCVFKEDALNPKKGRIVEIGAGNGNAGMVTVSDSFLESKVNKRVGLHISPKYRINLFNVTLISFRYGLEILSPPPKNGSFPIDISIDNCSFVNNIYDTMVTLLGPTSVYVAIRNTRFTTSNGTVTWNETSGSYAIRLMIPPLQHVNFSKAVIEIDNNEFHHRPPSYFALLFEGLKHVIIRRSLFRNCVVAYRRTWTNNKTGYFYETAAGAISVLLNPDKARNFGCVNSRGTHPSWHYNSHILFEDTTFVENLGIQVGAVYISNGNTTFRRCNFRDNFGIHRTGHVYSAFGTGRVDFVDCSFLRTKENMTVSTGPLYNAGSFLYSGSGGPLRLENTSMMSLKFSRSTVPAVDISNGGFFDMDERSKIQCSEGQRLLLENSTHFVYTEQNNSICILNTTVLKYSCKPCSPGYYSLQTGVSEGLAVTSTPECHTCPFGATCIESNIAAKPNFWGYSTSSRPQELQFIACPEHYCPSTVSTGYNSCQGNRNGTLCGHCAKGFTETLFSSNCRKLTKCNDYSVWVVTILLTIIFALYLLQKPPILHILTNQMLWFKKRGNNPSAEEVDGIGGAEHSDTGYLKITFYFYQAAETVMVVPIEEIIGKIPFIHFVISAYNFNVQSINQDLGCPFAGLTATTKQALLSSTVFFTITDVLVIYIVHSVFNVLMGRGKPSLICYMAVVMEVLLLGYERLAETSFRLVHCVSIGSGRRLFIDANIPCMQWWQYLLLAYIAFFLVPLIVVLYCGSSMLYRSSVTAVEFLAACIIPLPFLLYWLVKEILQRRRQDPAEQHVVNREVLDILHGPFRQPNDNDNGTLYWESVLIGRRFILLACEAFITNLMLRMVFQAAVCLLITIHHIWKSPYRYPVANKAETLSLVAISLIAIINLVKATLLSFGITSDGPSKSSLKALEWFEVCALAFVPVLVSMLVTFAVLSQLARCALFLIEHFRSFCRKFCCYPWYTDQEQRPLLLVAEQIIHRR from the exons ATGGCatataaagaaattttgatAGCGACTCTCTTCATTCTAGCGTCGCCCAGCAAAAACTCAG GTTCCAAACTGGCGAAAGTATTTGTGTCTCTTCATGGAAATGACTGTAAAACTTGTGGCAGTCAAAGTCTCCCTTGTAAGTCCATTGCCCTTGCCGTTCATCACGTGGACTATGGCGGGTACATTTATCTGGATGGACGTGGGACCAAGGAATGCCCATATGGCTGTAAAGCCGATCGCAATATTCCCATTGATCATCGAGGTATTTATATCAACAAAAGTTTGACTATTGAGGGTTTATACTCCACTCCACACGTTTTTTGCCCTGAAGGATTACATTTTCAAAAGACAAATGATGAGGAGAAGACATTCAGGTTAGAGCTGTCAGGAATCGATTTTCAACAAACGCCAATCAGTTGTGACGACTGTCAACACGTCCTAATCCACAACTGTTCTTTCCATGATGCTTTAAGTGCCTTGGTTATTGCACTACACAACATTACGTCTTTCCAGCTTGACATTCAGAGCAATTCAACTTTTTACAATAACTCTCAATGCATCAACGTTCTCCTTCTCAATAAAACTGAAAGGAAAAGTGTTTCTGTTAGTCTCAACATCAAAAATGCAatgcttgaaaaaaatggccTATATGGCCAACGCCGATCTGAGGGAGGAGTCATGAAGATCACATCGGTTGCAGATGGTGAATTGTGTCCAATATACTTGTACATTTCTTGCACTAAGGTTATCAGTTCTGGCAGTAAAGGTCCCTTCATAAGTGTTAACGTTTCGACAGCGGTTACAGACGAGACATACAAAGATGTCAGGTTATATCAGAATGGAAAATTCCATGGGAAAGGAAAACAAAGTGTGCAAAGTTTATATTTCTCACGTTCTAGAGAAACAAAAGCAAAGTTCATCTCCATAACTTGCCATGACAACCCAGTCGTGCAGTGCATTGTGGTTCAGTCCAAAAGGGCAGCTATAATCATTCAAGGTTCGTTGTTTTACAACCAATCTGTTTCGAATAAAACATCCGGCTCTTGCTTGTCTATCACTGCAAAAATCGATGGATCTTTAAGGATTGTAAACTCTTATTTCAAGAACAATAAAGCTGGCGCCGGCGGATCGCTTTATGCCAATAGCAAACATGGATTTCTAACAATCGACCTCGCCAATGTTACATTCAGCGAATGTACAGCCAGGATTGGATGCGCAATATCAATTGGAAGAACGCCTGGATATTCACCACGTAGACAGTGGGGTCCGCACAGGTTATATTTTGGCGTCAGGAATGTAACTATTAAACAGTGGAGAGGATAtcgttacaaaacaaaatgcattgatGTAGATGTTTTACTAGATGGTGGAATTGTGACACTAGAGGAGTCCAAGTTTACGAAGAAAACCCAAACAAGAGGCGCCGGAGCTTTTCGTGTAATTACTACCGGAGGCCAAAGTAATGTAACAATTTCAAAATGTGTTTTCAAGGAAGATGCGTTGAACCCAAAGAAAGGGAGGATTGTCGAAATAGGGGCCGGAAATGGAAACGCAGGGATGGTAACAGTTTCGGACAGTTTCCTGGAGAGTAAAGTAAATAAAAGGGTAGGACTGCACATAAGTCCCAAATATCGCATTAATCTTTTCAACGTTACACTCATCTCTTTTAGATATGGATTGGAAATATTGTCACCACCTCCGAAAAACGGCTCTTTTCCAATTGATATTTCCATCGataattgttcttttgttaataaTATCTATGACACGATGGTAACTTTATTAGGTCCAACATCAGTCTATGTAGCTATTAGAAACACCAGGTTTACCACGAGCAACGGAACAGTGACGTGGAACGAAACTAGCGGTAGTTATGCTATTCGCTTAATGATCCCACCACTCCAACATGTCAATTTCTCAAAGGCGGTCATCGAAATTGACAATAATGAATTCCACCACAGACCACCCAGTTACTTTGCTCTTTTATTTGAAGGGCTGAAACATGTGATAATAAGACGCTCGCTCTTTCGTAATTGTGTCGTCGCTTACCGACGAACATGGACAAATAACAAAACGGGTTACTTCTACGAGACAGCAGCTGGCGCCATCTCTGTTTTATTAAATCCAGACAAAGCGCGTAATTTTGGGTGTGTGAACTCGCGAGGTACACACCCCTCATGGCATTACAACAGTCATATACTGTTTGAGGATACGACTTTTGTGGAAAACTTAGGAATTCAAGTTGGAGCTGTCTATATCAGCAATGGTAACACCACGTTTAGGCGATGTAATTTTCGCGACAACTTTGGCATTCATCGTACTGGACACGTCTATTCTGCATTTGGAACAGGCCGCGTAGATTTCGTAGACTGCTCGTTTTTGAGGACAAAGGAAAATATGACAGTTTCAACCGGCCCCTTGTATAATGCAGGTAGCTTCCTGTATTCTGGAAGCGGAGGTCCTTTAAGACTTGAAAACACATCAATGATGTCACTGAAATTTAGCAGGAGCACTGTTCCAGCTGTTGATATCTCTAATGGGGGATTTTTTGATATGGATGAAAGATCGAAGATACAGTGTAGCGAAGGACAGAGGCTTTTATTAGAAAATAGCACGCACTTTGTTTACACAGAGCAAAACAACAGCATTTGCATATTGAACACTACAGTTTTGAAGTATTCTTGTAAACCCTGCTCTCCTGGGTATTACAGCCTTCAAACAGGGGTTTCAGAAGGCTTAGCCGTGACCTCCACTCCTGAGTGCCATACATGTCCCTTCGGAGCCACCTGCATTGAAAGTAATATTGCTGCGAAACCAAATTTCTGGGGTTATTCAACATCTAGCCGTCCCCAGGAGCTACAATTTATCGCCTGTCCTGAACATTACTGTCCTTCAACTGTTTCAACAGGTTATAACAGTTGCCAAGGAAACAGGAACGGTACTCTCTGTGGACATTGTGCAAAGGGGTTTACTGAGACTCTTTTCTCAAGTAACTGTCGCAAGTTGACAAAATGCAACGACTATTCTGTGTGGGTTGTGACCATATTGTTAACGATAATATTTGCTCTTTATCTTTTGCAAAAGCCTCCGATACTGCACATCCTGACAAACCAAATGTTGTGGTTTAAGAAAAGAGGAAATAATCCCTCTGCAGAAGAAGTAGACGGCATTGGTGGTGCTGAACATTCCGATACTGGCTATTTAAAAATaacgttttatttttatcaagcagCCGAGACTGTGATGGTGGTCCCTATAGAAGAAATTATTGGAAAGATTCCTTTTATCCACTTTGTAATTTCTGCTTATAATTTTAATGTCCAGTCGATCAATCAAGACCTTGGCTGTCCATTTGCAGGACTCACCGCAACGACAAAACAGGCTCTCCTTTCGTCTACAGTATTTTTTACTATAACTGACGTTTTGGTCATTTATATTGTGCATTCTGTTTTCAACGTCTTAATGGGCAGGGGAAAGCCGTCCCTCATCTGTTATATGGCCGTTGTCATGGAAGTGTTGTTACTTGGGTACGAGAGGCTTGCAGAGACGTCTTTCAGGCTAGTGCACTGTGTCTCTATCGGATCTGGAAGAAGGCTTTTTATCGATGCAAATATCCCATGCATGCAATGGTGGCAGTATCTTCTCCTTGCTTACATTGCATTTTTCCTGGTTCCTTTAATCGTCGTCCTCTACTGTGGATCTTCCATGCTATACAGATCTTCTGTTACAGCAGTTGAGTTCCTCGCTGCTTGTATAATTCCACTgccatttcttttgtattggcTGGTCAAAGAAATACTGCAAAGGAGACGCCAGGATCCTGCTGAGCAGCATGTAGTCAACAGAGAAGTTTTGGACATACTCCATGGTCCTTTTCGTCAACCAAATGATAATGACAACGGCACACTTTACTGGGAGAGCGTGTTGATCGGTCGAAGGTTCATTCTCCTCGCTTGTGAAGCGTTCATCACAAATCTTATGTTACGCATGGTTTTCCAGGCCGCAGTATGCTTGTTGATAACAATCCATCATATTTGGAAGAGTCCCTATCGATATCCCGTGGCAAATAAAGCTGAAACTTTGTCGCTTGTAGCCATATCTTTAATTGCTATCATTAACCTGGTAAAAGCAACCCTGCTGTCATTTGGTATCACAAGTGACGGGCCGAGCAAATCCAGTCTGAAAGCTCTAGAATGGTTTGAGGTGTGCGCCTTGGCATTTGTCCCAGTGTTAGTGTCCATGTTGGTAACATTTGCCGTTCTCTCTCAGCTGGCGAGGTGTGCGCTTTTTCTAATCGAGCATTTTAGATCTTTTTGCCGGAAGTTCTGTTGCTATCCGTGGTACACAGACCAAGAGCAAAGACCTCTCCTGCTCGTTGCTGAACAGATCATTCACCGAAGGTAA